In Desulfosediminicola ganghwensis, a single window of DNA contains:
- a CDS encoding LysR family transcriptional regulator, with amino-acid sequence MDITLRQAELFLALVRTGKIQSVAHEFYLTQSAVSTAIKRFEEAVGVPLFDRAHKKITVNSNGQVLAEELTPVLKRFQDVTLMFKTDCISGRLEIGASQTMADYLFPQMLYDFQLRHPKALISIKTGNSSEVVHEVEAGMVPVGFIEGEVLSRTLDITRIGSEELVVVTSDKEFAGAKQYTIDELLDYRWVLRESGSGTREAFLHQLKEKGQQLNLFMELDQIESIKNVLRNPGTLSCLSQHAVMREMARGALYPVQVSGQRFMRNLYRVMHPRQSVTLLMQAVFEEVEAAITGTGHMSVDSEKS; translated from the coding sequence ATGGATATCACTCTCAGGCAGGCGGAATTGTTTCTGGCTCTGGTACGCACCGGTAAAATCCAGAGTGTGGCGCATGAATTCTATCTGACACAATCGGCTGTTTCCACAGCCATCAAGCGATTTGAAGAGGCGGTAGGGGTTCCGCTTTTCGATAGGGCTCATAAGAAGATAACCGTGAACAGCAATGGTCAGGTACTGGCAGAAGAGTTGACACCGGTGTTGAAGCGATTCCAAGATGTCACCTTGATGTTTAAAACCGATTGCATCTCGGGCAGACTCGAAATCGGTGCCAGCCAGACAATGGCAGATTATCTCTTCCCCCAGATGCTGTATGATTTTCAGCTTCGTCACCCTAAGGCACTGATCTCAATTAAAACCGGTAACTCCAGTGAGGTGGTTCACGAGGTGGAAGCTGGAATGGTGCCAGTCGGTTTTATTGAAGGAGAGGTGTTGAGCAGGACTTTAGATATCACCCGTATTGGTTCTGAAGAATTGGTGGTGGTTACTTCAGACAAAGAATTCGCAGGGGCAAAACAGTATACTATCGACGAACTGCTTGATTACCGCTGGGTTTTGCGTGAGAGCGGCTCAGGAACGAGAGAGGCCTTTTTACATCAGCTCAAGGAAAAGGGACAGCAGCTGAATCTCTTTATGGAACTGGATCAGATAGAATCGATCAAGAACGTCTTACGCAACCCCGGCACCCTGAGTTGTCTCTCCCAGCATGCGGTAATGCGGGAAATGGCGCGTGGGGCGCTGTATCCTGTACAGGTCTCAGGGCAACGTTTTATGCGGAATTTATACCGGGTGATGCATCCTCGACAGTCGGTAACGCTTTTGATGCAAGCAGTTTTCGAAGAGGTGGAGGCGGCAATTACAGGAACCGGGCACATGTCGGTTGATAGTGAAAAATCATAA
- a CDS encoding alkaline phosphatase, whose product MQGIKKTVGLCMVALFISAPAIGAEQPKYVFYMIGDGLGASQRQFSEFFVREKEQDNSKELLMNTFEVAGLNSTYAADTLITDSAAAGTALASGVKTNKGVIGKDAKGNDVKTLVEAAELEGMATGIITTTRLTHATPAAFAAHNISRNNENEIAEDYLKSGVDFLAGGGIRHFIPKSMKIENGDAIGKTIKSKRKDEKNLVAAFHQSGYSTFIGMEGAKAFGATDFTKEEKVVALFTYTHMPYEIERINTYSAVPSLAEMTQAGIEVLQKDNDGFFMMVEGGRIDHAAHANDPTGVIYDTIAFDEAIKVAYDFYQQHPKETLIVVVGDHETGGMGLGMDSKGYKLDMSQLLATRISVEDTLAYGKGQYKGDKAAYLAFLKNEFGLDNLNESEAARLERAMTDADAGQTSGYYKVNPAALTAAHILSERANINWTTTIHTATMIPMSATGVEAQRFAGFKDNTEIADTMADLLNFTL is encoded by the coding sequence ATGCAAGGAATCAAGAAAACCGTTGGCCTGTGTATGGTGGCTCTGTTCATTTCCGCACCGGCCATTGGCGCAGAGCAGCCCAAGTATGTCTTTTATATGATTGGTGATGGCCTCGGTGCTTCCCAACGGCAGTTCAGCGAGTTTTTTGTTCGCGAGAAAGAGCAGGACAACAGTAAAGAGTTACTGATGAATACCTTTGAGGTGGCGGGTCTGAACAGTACCTATGCTGCCGATACCCTGATTACCGATTCTGCAGCTGCAGGCACCGCGCTCGCTTCCGGTGTCAAGACCAATAAAGGGGTTATCGGTAAGGATGCCAAAGGCAATGATGTGAAAACCCTGGTTGAAGCTGCCGAGCTTGAGGGTATGGCAACCGGTATCATCACCACCACCCGCCTCACCCACGCTACTCCGGCTGCGTTCGCCGCACATAATATCTCCAGAAACAATGAGAACGAGATCGCCGAAGACTACCTGAAGAGTGGTGTGGACTTCCTGGCGGGAGGAGGTATCCGCCATTTCATTCCGAAAAGTATGAAGATCGAAAACGGTGATGCCATTGGCAAGACTATCAAGTCCAAGCGTAAAGATGAGAAAAATCTGGTAGCAGCCTTTCACCAGTCCGGCTATAGCACCTTCATCGGCATGGAAGGGGCCAAAGCATTCGGTGCGACTGATTTTACCAAGGAAGAAAAGGTGGTGGCGCTTTTCACGTACACCCACATGCCGTATGAGATTGAGCGAATAAACACGTACAGCGCGGTTCCATCACTGGCTGAGATGACTCAGGCCGGTATCGAGGTTCTGCAAAAGGATAACGATGGCTTTTTCATGATGGTTGAGGGCGGTCGTATTGACCACGCTGCCCATGCCAATGATCCCACCGGTGTTATCTACGATACCATTGCATTTGATGAAGCTATAAAGGTTGCCTATGATTTTTACCAGCAGCATCCGAAAGAGACCCTGATCGTCGTTGTTGGCGATCATGAGACCGGCGGCATGGGGCTTGGTATGGATTCAAAAGGATATAAGCTGGACATGAGCCAGTTGCTCGCCACCAGGATCAGCGTGGAGGATACTCTGGCCTATGGTAAAGGACAGTATAAAGGTGACAAGGCTGCATACCTCGCTTTTTTGAAAAATGAGTTTGGCCTCGACAACCTGAACGAGAGTGAGGCGGCCAGGCTTGAGCGGGCCATGACTGATGCCGATGCAGGGCAAACCTCAGGCTATTACAAAGTGAATCCGGCGGCCCTTACTGCGGCGCACATCCTCTCCGAGCGCGCCAACATCAACTGGACCACCACTATCCATACCGCAACCATGATTCCGATGTCTGCCACCGGTGTAGAGGCCCAGCGCTTTGCAGGCTTTAAGGATAACACTGAGATCGCCGATACCATGGCCGATTTGTTGAATTTCACTCTGTAA